DNA from bacterium:
GATGTCCATCGCGACCCGCCCCAGGATGTACAGAGCCGAGAGTCGCCGATACGCGCGGTGCGCCGCGAGCATCTTGATCCCCTCCAAGAAGCTCGTCTTGACCGGCTGCTGATATTCGGGACGCTCGCGCACGAAAAGGCAGAGCACCAGGAACGGCAGAGTGATCCAGATGCCCAGCAGGAGTCCCGCCTGGAAGAATCCCACGCTCCCCTCACCCAGATACGCGGCCAGCGGTCGGAACCCGACTGCGGCCACCCCGGTACCGAGCACCGTTAGAGCTCCTCGATAGGCACTCACGGAGGTGCGCTGCTCGTAGCCCGGCACGACCTCGGGAATCAACGCGACATACGGTACGCCCACGACGGTCGAGGTGAGGCTGTAGAACACATAGACCAGCACGCAGAACGCGAAGCGAAAAAACTCGCTCTCGAAGCCCGGATTGAACCAGAGCAGTGCGAAGCTGATGCCGAAGGGAAGCGCGCCCGCCAGCAGATACGGTCGGCGGCGCCCGAAGCGTGTCCTCGTCACATCGCTGATCCGACCCATCAACGGATCCGTGATGGCATCGACGAAACGGCCGATCAGAGGCACGGCCGCCGCCAGCCCGATACTCAGCCCGATATAGCGCTCGAGGAAGAAGACGTAGACGAGAGAGAGAGCGGAAAGCGCGAGCGTCAAACCGTGGTCAGGGCAGCCCAGAAGAATTTTCATCGGCACGCGAATCTCGGTTTGCCGGGCTCCCGCGGCGTTTTCGCTGGTCATGAAGTGCATCATACACGCGGCGATCTGGCGGCGGTCGTGCTACCCAATCCGCGTGTCACAGACCCTCTCAGACCTGATCGGCTTGCTCGAACTCGAAAAGATCGACCAGAACATCTTCCGAGGCGAGAACGAAACGGCGAGCCGCACGCGCTTGTTCGGCGGACAGGTCGCAGCACAGTCCCTCGCTGCAGCCGGTCGCACCATTGAAGACCTGTACGCCCACTCCCTGCACGCCTATTTCCTGCGTCCGGGCGATACCGAGGTTCCGGTTCTGTACACCGTCGACCGCATTCGCGATGGCCGTTCCTTCGCAACGCGTCGGGTCGTCGCCATCCAGAATGGCAAAGCCATCTTCAATATGGCGGTCTCCTTCCATAAGGAAGAAACCGGCTACGAACACCAACAGATTGAAATGCCCGATGTTCCAGACCCAGAGAGCCTGCCGACGTGGGCGGAGCGCGTCGAGGTAGCGTTGAAAGGGGCCGATCCCCCGGTGTGGTTGCGGAGCGGCCGCCCCGTCGACGTGCGGCACGTCAACCTGCCCTCGTACATGGGCAGCGAGCCCCGCACGGGTCCCAGTTCCATGTGGTTCCGAGCGGACGGCGACCTTGGAGACGATCTTCTCCTACACCAGTGCGTGCTGACCTACGCTTCCGACATCTCCCTGGTCGACAACACCGTCCTTCCGCACGGACGCAACGGCGCCCTTGGACCGGTGATGATCGCGAGCCTCGATCACGCGATCTGGTTTCACCAGCCGTTCCGAGCCGACGAGTGGCTGCTCTACGCACAGGAAAGCCCCCGGGCTACGGGTGCACGGGGTTTCGCTCGCGGTACGATCTTTTCCCGCGACGGCACCCTGATCGCGTCGGTCGCGCAGGAAGGACTCCTGCGACCGACGGGAAAACCCGAAGACCGTTCTCTGTAGCTGCCACTGGGGAGACTCGACCGGGAGACTCACTCGGGTATCGGCGCGCTTGTGATCGACGCACCGCAATAGAGCGTCGCGTACACGCGCTGTTCGTGAATGAACGCGCTGTAGGTAACCGAACGTCCGCGCGGTGGATTGCAGCGTCGGGGCTTCGGCAGCGTTATGCGCGTCCAGCGTTGTTGACCGGCGCGCTCGGAGCTCACGACGACGCTGCCGGACCAGAATGAAATCGCCACCTCGCCATCGGAATTGATCTGGAGGTCCTGAGCAAAATCGCCCGGAATGCGCGGCCCCAGATCGAAACGGGAGACGACTTCCTCAGCGCGTCGCACCAGCAACTCGATAGTTCCAGCGTCATCCACGACGAAGTAGCCGTTTCCAGATGCGTCGAAATCCATGAACATCAACTCGGACCCGTCGGAGGCGCGCTCGAGGATCTTCCCCTCGGCGTCGAGGTGAATCATCG
Protein-coding regions in this window:
- a CDS encoding MFS transporter, which produces MTSENAAGARQTEIRVPMKILLGCPDHGLTLALSALSLVYVFFLERYIGLSIGLAAAVPLIGRFVDAITDPLMGRISDVTRTRFGRRRPYLLAGALPFGISFALLWFNPGFESEFFRFAFCVLVYVFYSLTSTVVGVPYVALIPEVVPGYEQRTSVSAYRGALTVLGTGVAAVGFRPLAAYLGEGSVGFFQAGLLLGIWITLPFLVLCLFVRERPEYQQPVKTSFLEGIKMLAAHRAYRRLSALYILGRVAMDIVGMVLLFYFTYWLLRPGDFEITMLLFLGTSILSLPLWVYISRRTDKHRVFVTGCLLWSASQLLILLIEPDWPRWVMFGGAICFAAGYAVVDMMPWSMLADVVDEDELLSHERREGVYGGSFTFIRKLGGAIGVFVAGFGLELAGFDSALETQPESALWAIRCVASIVPSFFLVLAALIARGYSLDRAEHARILGELETRRGG
- a CDS encoding acyl-CoA thioesterase II translates to MKCIIHAAIWRRSCYPIRVSQTLSDLIGLLELEKIDQNIFRGENETASRTRLFGGQVAAQSLAAAGRTIEDLYAHSLHAYFLRPGDTEVPVLYTVDRIRDGRSFATRRVVAIQNGKAIFNMAVSFHKEETGYEHQQIEMPDVPDPESLPTWAERVEVALKGADPPVWLRSGRPVDVRHVNLPSYMGSEPRTGPSSMWFRADGDLGDDLLLHQCVLTYASDISLVDNTVLPHGRNGALGPVMIASLDHAIWFHQPFRADEWLLYAQESPRATGARGFARGTIFSRDGTLIASVAQEGLLRPTGKPEDRSL